The following coding sequences are from one Mesorhizobium onobrychidis window:
- the leuD gene encoding 3-isopropylmalate dehydratase small subunit, translating into MEKFTKLTGVAAPMPIVNVDTDMIIPKDYLKTIKRTGLGSGLFAEMRYKDDGSENPDFVLNKPAYRKAQILVAGDNFGCGSSREHAPWALLDFGIRCVISTSFADIFYNNCFKNGILPITVSPEDLEKLMDDASRGSNATVSVDLEAKEIRGPDGGVVKFDLDDFKRHCLLNGLDDIGLTMEKTDAIASFEKKNAAERPWA; encoded by the coding sequence ATGGAAAAATTCACCAAGCTCACCGGCGTTGCCGCGCCGATGCCGATCGTCAATGTCGACACCGACATGATTATTCCCAAGGATTATCTCAAGACGATCAAGCGCACCGGGCTCGGCAGCGGACTGTTTGCCGAAATGCGCTACAAGGACGACGGTTCGGAAAACCCCGACTTCGTGCTCAACAAGCCGGCCTATCGCAAGGCGCAGATCCTGGTCGCCGGCGACAATTTCGGCTGCGGCTCGTCGCGCGAACATGCGCCATGGGCGCTGCTCGATTTCGGCATACGCTGCGTCATCTCGACCTCGTTCGCCGACATTTTCTACAACAACTGCTTCAAGAACGGCATTCTGCCGATCACCGTCAGCCCCGAGGATCTGGAGAAGCTGATGGATGACGCCTCGCGCGGTTCCAACGCAACGGTATCGGTCGACCTCGAAGCCAAGGAAATCCGCGGCCCCGACGGCGGCGTGGTCAAGTTCGACCTCGACGACTTCAAGCGGCACTGCCTGCTCAACGGGCTCGACGATATCGGCCTGACCATGGAGAAGACCGACGCTATCGCCTCGTTCGAGAAGAAGAACGCCGCTGAGCGCCCCTGGGCCTGA
- a CDS encoding GNAT family N-acetyltransferase produces the protein MTTRPKVLYAIEPTLDAAEFRRVLVESGLGVTRPIDDDVRLKAMLANADLVLTARLDAPGKPLIGLARGITDFSWVCYISELAVCKSAQGLGIGKGLLDEVRRQLGPSVAISLISVPDAVGFYERIGMARMPDAFWFGRER, from the coding sequence ATGACAACACGTCCCAAAGTCCTCTACGCCATCGAACCGACCCTCGACGCAGCCGAGTTCCGCCGCGTGCTGGTGGAATCCGGCCTCGGCGTCACTCGGCCCATCGATGACGACGTCCGTCTGAAGGCGATGCTTGCCAATGCAGATCTGGTGTTGACGGCGCGCCTCGATGCGCCTGGCAAGCCGCTGATTGGCCTCGCCCGCGGCATCACCGACTTCTCGTGGGTGTGCTACATTTCCGAGCTCGCCGTTTGCAAATCGGCGCAAGGGCTCGGCATCGGCAAGGGCCTGCTCGACGAAGTGCGGCGGCAGCTCGGGCCGTCCGTCGCCATCTCACTGATTTCCGTGCCCGACGCCGTCGGCTTCTACGAACGGATCGGCATGGCGCGCATGCCCGACGCGTTCTGGTTCGGCCGCGAGCGCTGA
- a CDS encoding CPBP family intramembrane glutamic endopeptidase, with the protein MISDPAAFERYRHTPNAKTTLPRLLLGTVIVILFWVATTIAVLFGGAYLFVIWQASSGAPIEGGAVQNFMASPAGILAALASFAGIWLGLWAAMRWVHREPLMALIGTSRRVSRSGFFRGLAAVLLTSLLSEILLYLLQPDIARGAIGLSSWLLFLIPIAVLTLLQTSSEEVLFRGYLLRGLANRFQNPFIWALLPALLFTSMHWSPSSTAAINACVLASIAAFALLLTLVVYATGNLGAAFGAHLGNNLTGFLLISHQQSYNSFALFNAKPLEGPGWTTLDAVLIAAIGTICSLLTVLLLLHPRSPLKVEPDISHPGGPS; encoded by the coding sequence GTGATATCAGACCCTGCCGCCTTCGAGCGCTACCGGCATACTCCCAACGCCAAGACGACCCTGCCGCGCCTCCTGCTCGGAACGGTGATCGTCATCCTGTTCTGGGTCGCGACAACCATCGCCGTGCTGTTCGGCGGCGCCTATCTTTTTGTTATCTGGCAGGCATCGTCTGGCGCCCCGATAGAAGGAGGGGCGGTGCAGAATTTCATGGCCTCGCCCGCCGGAATCCTCGCCGCGCTCGCCTCCTTTGCCGGAATCTGGCTCGGCCTGTGGGCTGCCATGCGCTGGGTCCATCGCGAGCCGCTGATGGCGCTGATCGGCACCAGCCGCCGCGTTTCGCGCTCGGGATTCTTTAGGGGATTGGCCGCGGTGCTGCTCACATCGCTGCTCTCCGAAATCCTGCTCTATCTCTTGCAGCCCGACATTGCGCGCGGTGCGATCGGCCTGTCGTCCTGGCTGCTGTTCCTGATCCCGATCGCTGTGCTGACCCTGCTGCAGACCTCGTCCGAAGAAGTGCTGTTCCGCGGCTATCTCCTCAGGGGCCTGGCCAACCGGTTTCAAAACCCCTTCATCTGGGCATTGCTGCCAGCGCTTCTGTTCACTTCGATGCATTGGAGCCCAAGCTCGACGGCCGCCATCAACGCCTGCGTGCTGGCCTCGATCGCCGCTTTTGCGCTGCTCCTGACGCTTGTGGTCTATGCCACGGGCAATCTCGGCGCAGCCTTTGGCGCCCATCTCGGCAACAATCTGACCGGCTTCCTGCTGATTTCGCACCAGCAGAGCTACAATTCCTTCGCCCTGTTCAACGCCAAGCCGCTCGAAGGCCCCGGCTGGACGACGCTTGATGCCGTCCTCATCGCGGCGATCGGCACCATCTGCAGCCTGTTGACCGTTCTGCTGCTGCTGCATCCGCGCTCGCCGCTGAAGGTCGAGCCGGATATTTCGCACCCCGGCGGCCCAAGCTGA
- a CDS encoding response regulator transcription factor codes for MPHNILVADDDPHIREIICFALEKAGMKTVAVADGAAALQAIERRAPDLVVLDIGMPEMDGLEVCRRLRHTSDVPVLFLSARDEEIDRILGLEMGGDDYVTKPFSPRELVARVNVILRRARPAKAEQADDRQFSHGRLALLPASHAASFDGRPLVLTSIEFAILKGFLARPAHVLGRDMVMANAYAGNIHVADRTVDSHIRNIRAKLAAAGCTDAIETVHGVGFRLGRCGA; via the coding sequence ATGCCGCATAACATCCTAGTCGCCGACGACGATCCGCACATCCGCGAAATCATCTGCTTCGCGCTCGAAAAGGCCGGCATGAAAACGGTTGCCGTAGCCGACGGCGCCGCCGCATTGCAGGCGATCGAACGCCGCGCGCCCGATCTTGTCGTGCTCGACATCGGCATGCCGGAGATGGACGGGCTGGAGGTCTGCCGGCGGCTCAGGCACACATCCGATGTGCCGGTGCTGTTCCTGTCCGCGCGCGATGAAGAGATCGACCGCATCCTCGGGCTCGAAATGGGTGGCGACGACTATGTCACCAAGCCGTTCAGCCCGCGTGAACTGGTCGCACGCGTCAATGTCATCCTACGGCGCGCTCGCCCGGCAAAGGCCGAACAGGCCGACGACAGGCAATTCTCGCACGGCAGACTGGCTTTGCTGCCGGCCAGCCATGCCGCCAGCTTCGACGGCAGGCCGCTGGTGCTGACCTCGATCGAATTCGCCATCCTGAAAGGGTTTCTGGCACGCCCGGCGCATGTGCTCGGGCGCGACATGGTGATGGCCAATGCCTATGCCGGCAACATCCATGTCGCCGACCGCACCGTCGACAGCCATATCCGCAACATCCGCGCCAAGCTGGCGGCGGCCGGCTGCACGGATGCGATCGAGACCGTGCATGGCGTCGGCTTCCGGCTGGGCAGGTGCGGCGCGTGA
- a CDS encoding lytic murein transglycosylase, producing the protein MAFFAKGKIFAAAALMMLAAATAAQAAQCGNTGAGFEAWKAEFAAEARANGVGSKGLAALARATYATRTIAADRAIHKAFGGSVEAFMKRRGASTIISKGRSLKKSNAALFARIEGTYGVSPGVLLAIWGMETGFGSSMGKQNTVSAILTLAYDCRRPEFFYPHAIAALKLVDRGALSASSVGAAHGEIGHTQFLPGNVLKYGVGNKNLRDKSTALASTANFLKGHGWRAGGSAQANMGAIAGWNSASVYQQAIARMATAIDGD; encoded by the coding sequence ATGGCATTTTTTGCCAAGGGAAAGATTTTCGCAGCGGCGGCATTGATGATGCTTGCTGCGGCAACAGCTGCACAGGCCGCCCAGTGCGGCAACACAGGCGCCGGCTTCGAAGCGTGGAAGGCTGAGTTCGCCGCCGAGGCTAGGGCCAACGGTGTAGGCTCGAAGGGTCTGGCCGCTCTGGCTCGCGCGACCTACGCAACAAGGACGATCGCCGCCGACCGCGCAATCCACAAGGCTTTCGGCGGCTCGGTGGAAGCTTTCATGAAGCGCCGTGGCGCGTCCACCATCATTTCCAAGGGCCGTTCGCTGAAGAAGTCGAACGCGGCGCTGTTCGCCAGGATCGAGGGAACCTACGGCGTGTCGCCGGGTGTGTTGCTCGCCATCTGGGGCATGGAGACCGGCTTCGGTTCCTCCATGGGCAAGCAGAATACCGTCTCTGCCATTTTAACGCTTGCCTATGATTGCCGCCGCCCGGAGTTCTTTTATCCGCATGCCATTGCAGCCCTGAAGCTGGTTGATCGCGGAGCGTTGAGCGCCTCGTCGGTCGGTGCCGCGCATGGCGAGATTGGCCACACGCAGTTCCTGCCCGGAAATGTTTTGAAGTATGGAGTCGGCAACAAAAATCTGCGCGACAAGAGCACTGCGTTGGCTTCCACCGCCAACTTCCTCAAGGGTCATGGTTGGCGGGCCGGCGGGAGCGCGCAGGCGAATATGGGCGCAATTGCTGGCTGGAATTCCGCGAGCGTCTATCAACAGGCCATCGCCCGCATGGCCACGGCGATCGATGGCGACTGA
- a CDS encoding flavin monoamine oxidase family protein, translating into MEDVDVVVIGAGSAGLSAAKTLGAAGLSFKLFEAMNRIGGRAWTSDQHFGVPFDIGCAWLHAADRNPYFAEAQAARWTLHHHDMNVDHLYYRNRKASEDEEAAMKAADSRLFELLAAHEIKPGDDDRLSTLLARGHAPRAAATFAGPMDFGADEDEISIRDFQAAADLDPNYFTKEGFGALVAGFGADVPVELSTPVRKILWDVPGVACVTDRGTIRAKAAIVTASPAVLAFEEIEFAPTLPDTHFAAFFDLPMGMLTKLPVEIRGTRLGLAPFDDLLIERLARHDIYFLCFPFDLDLMVGFVGGDFAWEMSAAGEAAGVDFVVDRLCAIFGGDVRKHVGRAMMTNWGGERFVRGAYAAARPGRSQARATLMQPVAEKIFFAGEHLAGPLMQTCGGARLSGEAVARTVAAQLAAK; encoded by the coding sequence ATGGAAGACGTTGACGTCGTGGTCATCGGGGCCGGCTCGGCGGGACTTTCCGCCGCCAAGACCCTGGGTGCGGCCGGCCTTTCCTTCAAGCTGTTCGAGGCGATGAACCGTATCGGCGGCCGCGCCTGGACCAGCGATCAGCATTTCGGCGTCCCTTTCGACATCGGCTGCGCCTGGCTGCACGCGGCCGACCGCAATCCCTACTTTGCCGAGGCGCAAGCTGCCCGCTGGACGCTTCACCATCACGACATGAATGTCGATCATCTCTATTATCGCAATCGAAAGGCGAGCGAGGACGAGGAGGCCGCGATGAAAGCGGCCGATAGCAGGCTGTTCGAGCTGCTGGCGGCGCATGAGATCAAGCCTGGCGACGACGACCGTCTTTCGACGTTGCTTGCCAGGGGCCATGCGCCGCGCGCCGCCGCCACCTTCGCCGGGCCGATGGACTTTGGCGCCGACGAGGACGAGATATCGATCCGCGACTTTCAGGCCGCCGCCGATCTCGATCCGAACTATTTCACCAAAGAGGGGTTCGGCGCGTTGGTCGCCGGTTTCGGCGCCGACGTGCCGGTCGAGCTGTCGACGCCGGTGCGGAAAATCCTCTGGGACGTGCCTGGCGTCGCCTGCGTCACCGATCGCGGCACCATCCGCGCCAAGGCGGCCATTGTCACCGCCTCGCCGGCGGTGCTCGCCTTCGAGGAGATCGAATTCGCGCCGACGCTGCCCGACACGCATTTCGCTGCCTTCTTCGACCTGCCGATGGGCATGCTGACCAAGCTGCCGGTCGAGATCAGGGGTACAAGGCTCGGGCTGGCGCCCTTCGACGATCTGCTGATCGAGCGGCTGGCCAGGCATGATATCTACTTCCTTTGCTTTCCTTTCGACCTCGACCTGATGGTCGGCTTCGTCGGCGGCGATTTCGCCTGGGAGATGTCGGCGGCGGGCGAGGCGGCAGGCGTCGACTTTGTCGTCGACCGGCTGTGCGCCATCTTCGGCGGCGACGTCCGAAAACATGTCGGGCGCGCCATGATGACCAATTGGGGCGGCGAGCGGTTCGTGCGCGGTGCCTATGCGGCGGCGCGGCCCGGCCGTTCGCAGGCGCGCGCCACGCTGATGCAGCCGGTGGCGGAAAAAATCTTCTTCGCCGGCGAGCATCTGGCCGGTCCGCTGATGCAGACCTGCGGCGGCGCCAGGCTATCGGGCGAGGCGGTGGCGAGGACGGTCGCTGCCCAGCTTGCGGCAAAATAG
- a CDS encoding DUF1236 domain-containing protein, translating into MKRILFPAVAGALVAMSGTALADTAVSAVADLNIRAGPGPQYPVIGVLAAGQSATLDGCIQNSKWCTIAEANGQGWIYSDYVTADFGGNEVVLTRRPAAADIAIVEAPADVDYPNTYTGAIVAGEPIEPIRRPPAEVRTYIDTNRLDPVYLEGEVVTGATLPDTVELREIPDYDYRYVYVNGQPALVDPGTRRIMYVER; encoded by the coding sequence ATGAAGCGCATACTGTTTCCTGCTGTCGCCGGAGCGCTTGTCGCCATGTCGGGCACAGCCTTGGCCGATACCGCCGTCTCGGCTGTCGCCGATCTCAACATTCGCGCCGGCCCCGGCCCGCAATACCCGGTCATCGGCGTGCTCGCCGCCGGCCAGTCGGCGACGCTTGATGGCTGCATCCAAAACAGCAAATGGTGCACCATAGCCGAGGCCAATGGCCAGGGCTGGATCTATTCCGACTATGTGACCGCCGATTTCGGCGGCAACGAGGTCGTCCTGACCCGGCGCCCGGCCGCCGCAGACATTGCCATCGTCGAAGCGCCCGCCGATGTCGACTATCCCAACACCTATACCGGAGCGATCGTCGCTGGCGAGCCGATCGAGCCGATCAGACGGCCGCCGGCCGAAGTCCGCACCTATATCGACACCAACCGGCTCGACCCGGTCTATCTCGAGGGCGAAGTGGTTACGGGCGCGACCTTGCCCGATACCGTCGAGTTGCGCGAGATTCCGGACTATGACTACCGCTATGTCTATGTGAACGGTCAGCCGGCACTGGTCGATCCGGGCACCCGACGCATCATGTACGTCGAGCGCTGA
- a CDS encoding zinc-binding metallopeptidase family protein has product MKLFDCPHCGHRLYFENAQCLSCASSVLYDPGHACFVLSGAGGVFQCTNADECACNWMAEPGHAFCRACELNQLIPDLSVDGNRRRWIRVEAAKKRAIYSLLAAGLPVAPKQNAGDEAGLAFDFLADPIGGGPGGERILTGHDNGLITLNVAEADSAERERRRVEMGENYRTLLGHFRHELGHYYWDRLIRYDPQRLVAFRTLFGDDRTDYEQALKAYHANGAPPDWQQGHISAYATSHPWEDWAETWAHHLHITDTLEMVHALNFPLGRLETVEANDLSRGDTGGELQPAPSEPAPVPEPFEKIIARWLVLSEASNSINRCMGLPDLYPFVISEVTAQKLAFVHELLTVVKETGTKREPAEAF; this is encoded by the coding sequence ATGAAGCTCTTCGATTGCCCGCATTGCGGCCACCGCCTCTATTTCGAGAACGCCCAGTGCCTGAGCTGCGCCAGTTCCGTGCTCTACGATCCAGGGCATGCGTGCTTCGTGTTGTCCGGCGCCGGCGGCGTTTTCCAGTGCACCAATGCCGACGAGTGCGCCTGTAACTGGATGGCGGAACCGGGCCATGCCTTCTGCCGCGCCTGCGAGTTGAATCAGCTGATCCCGGACCTTTCGGTCGATGGCAACCGCCGTCGCTGGATCCGCGTCGAAGCGGCGAAGAAGCGGGCAATCTATTCGCTGCTCGCCGCCGGACTGCCGGTCGCACCCAAGCAGAACGCCGGCGACGAGGCCGGCCTCGCTTTCGACTTCCTCGCCGATCCGATCGGCGGCGGTCCGGGTGGCGAGCGTATCCTGACCGGCCATGACAACGGCCTGATCACACTCAATGTCGCCGAGGCGGACTCGGCTGAGCGCGAAAGACGGCGTGTCGAAATGGGCGAGAACTACCGCACATTGCTCGGCCATTTCCGCCACGAACTCGGCCACTATTATTGGGACCGCCTGATCCGCTATGACCCGCAACGGCTTGTCGCCTTCCGCACATTATTCGGCGACGACCGCACCGATTACGAACAGGCGCTGAAGGCCTACCATGCCAATGGCGCGCCGCCCGACTGGCAGCAGGGCCACATTTCGGCCTACGCCACGTCCCATCCCTGGGAGGACTGGGCCGAGACATGGGCGCACCATCTGCACATCACCGATACACTGGAGATGGTGCATGCGCTGAATTTCCCACTCGGCCGACTGGAAACCGTGGAGGCCAACGACCTGTCGCGGGGCGACACCGGCGGCGAGCTGCAACCGGCGCCGTCCGAACCTGCCCCCGTTCCCGAACCGTTCGAAAAAATAATAGCCCGCTGGCTGGTGCTGTCGGAAGCGTCCAACTCGATCAACCGCTGCATGGGCCTGCCCGACCTCTATCCCTTCGTCATCTCGGAGGTAACGGCACAGAAGCTGGCCTTCGTCCATGAGCTCCTGACTGTAGTGAAAGAAACCGGAACAAAACGTGAGCCGGCTGAGGCGTTTTAG
- a CDS encoding ATP-binding protein → MALPLVGLFFFRLYENQLIRQTEAELIAQGAVLAAIYAQDVRAAGIPAERLGAAVPADRDNPDSPYRPIEPSLDLASDRVLATRPAATAATVDHAFTAIGARLSGILAETQKTTLAGFRLLDAKGVVIAGREEVGLSLGAVEEVRQALAGRYASALRQRVPNQPSPSLYSVSRGTRVRVFVAMPVAVDGKVAGVVYLSRTPNNIVKHLYGERGKVVLAAIAILGGTLLIGLIFLRTVSRPIYALMDRTKRIAAGDREAIIPLDHHGTREMAALSDAFLDMAEKLHARSDSIQTFATHVSHELKSPLTAIQGAAELLRDSGSAMDEAERRRFSNNIVTDAGRLNLLVRRLLDLARAENLAPSGESTSVGAALALLPAEAKLAVRVEAGGDIRLRISAENAAIVLANLIDNSARHGATLVFITAASTDGKAIVQLSDDGAGISPSNRARIFEPFFTTRRDSGGTGMGLGIVLALLKAHDGTIRLVDSERGTRFEIILPAV, encoded by the coding sequence ATGGCGCTGCCGCTGGTCGGCCTGTTCTTCTTCCGGCTCTACGAGAACCAGCTGATCCGCCAGACCGAGGCCGAGCTGATCGCGCAGGGAGCCGTCCTTGCCGCCATCTATGCACAGGACGTCCGCGCCGCGGGCATCCCGGCCGAGAGGCTCGGCGCGGCCGTGCCTGCCGACAGAGACAATCCGGACTCTCCCTACCGGCCGATCGAGCCAAGCCTCGATCTCGCCTCCGACAGGGTTCTGGCGACACGGCCTGCGGCGACGGCCGCCACCGTCGATCACGCCTTCACGGCGATCGGCGCTCGCCTGTCGGGCATTCTTGCCGAGACGCAGAAAACCACGCTTGCCGGCTTCCGGCTGCTCGACGCGAAAGGCGTCGTCATCGCTGGACGCGAAGAGGTCGGCCTGTCGCTCGGCGCTGTCGAGGAGGTTCGCCAGGCGCTGGCCGGCCGCTACGCCAGCGCGCTCCGGCAGAGGGTTCCGAACCAGCCTTCACCATCGCTCTATTCGGTCAGCCGCGGCACGAGAGTCCGCGTCTTCGTCGCCATGCCGGTCGCCGTCGACGGCAAGGTCGCCGGCGTGGTCTATCTGTCGCGAACGCCGAACAACATCGTCAAGCATCTCTATGGCGAGCGCGGCAAGGTGGTGCTGGCGGCGATCGCCATCCTCGGCGGCACGCTGCTCATCGGCCTGATCTTCCTGCGCACCGTCAGCCGGCCGATCTACGCGCTGATGGACCGGACAAAGCGCATCGCTGCGGGTGATCGAGAAGCCATCATCCCGCTCGATCATCACGGCACGCGCGAGATGGCAGCGCTTTCCGACGCCTTCCTCGACATGGCCGAAAAGCTGCATGCGCGGTCGGACAGCATCCAGACCTTCGCCACCCATGTCTCGCACGAGCTCAAATCGCCGCTGACGGCGATCCAGGGTGCGGCCGAATTGCTGCGCGATTCCGGTAGCGCAATGGATGAGGCCGAGCGGCGGCGGTTTTCGAACAACATCGTCACCGACGCGGGGCGGCTCAATCTGCTGGTGCGCCGTCTGCTCGACCTGGCGCGCGCCGAAAATCTTGCGCCCAGCGGCGAAAGCACGTCGGTTGGCGCCGCGCTGGCGCTGCTGCCGGCCGAGGCCAAGCTGGCGGTTCGTGTCGAGGCCGGCGGCGATATCCGCCTGCGCATCTCGGCCGAGAACGCGGCGATCGTGCTCGCCAATCTCATCGACAATTCGGCGCGGCATGGAGCGACGCTCGTTTTCATTACGGCGGCGAGTACGGACGGCAAGGCGATTGTCCAGCTGAGCGACGACGGCGCCGGCATTTCGCCCAGCAACCGGGCCCGCATCTTTGAGCCATTCTTCACAACGCGCCGCGATTCAGGCGGCACCGGCATGGGCCTCGGCATCGTGCTGGCCCTCCTGAAAGCGCATGATGGCACGATCCGGCTGGTTGACTCCGAGCGCGGCACGCGCTTCGAGATCATCCTGCCGGCTGTGTGA
- a CDS encoding DUF4153 domain-containing protein, with product MTSFLTAAPSYCARFGVAVLLAALADFFFYGQSVGITFFLFGITLAAAAAAIQPSALSARGLWLGFAALLVGLLPLIENVSALSVAIGLAAMAGFALSLVGRLRRGAARIAGQVALFLLAAPFRFVHDFFRWRKAARRLGRRRIRLAAIAVWIMPLTLGAVFLALFGAANPVIEYWLSLIDLLALLDLIQLPRLAFWLLVLAGVWVFLRPRLPCFLRRIARRVSPVPVSGVTTPTKPAKAIEDIIFGKAAILRALVVFNILIAVQTVLDATYLWGGIALPDGLTYAAYAHRGAYPLIVTALLAAAFVLAALRPGSTTSGDPFIRRLVYVWVAQNIVLVISSILRLELYIGIYALTYWRVAAFVWMGLVAAGLALIIARIALGKSNEWLLSANLLTLSMTLYACSFINFAALIANYNVEHSFEMTGQGTELDFWYLRSLGPSAWPALDRFLEHQGRTNAASVPSYRELARLLGQDKARYRAGRENWRAWSFRDWRLFRTLDTRIPFVVPQGSETFAPGP from the coding sequence ATGACATCGTTCCTTACGGCCGCGCCGAGCTATTGCGCGCGATTCGGCGTTGCCGTCCTGCTTGCCGCGCTGGCGGATTTCTTCTTCTATGGGCAGTCCGTCGGCATCACGTTTTTCCTGTTCGGCATCACGCTTGCCGCCGCAGCCGCGGCGATCCAGCCGTCGGCGCTCAGCGCCCGCGGTCTGTGGCTCGGATTCGCCGCCTTGCTTGTCGGGCTGCTGCCGCTTATCGAAAATGTCAGTGCGCTGTCCGTCGCGATCGGGCTGGCGGCGATGGCCGGCTTTGCGCTTTCGCTGGTCGGCCGGCTGCGGCGCGGCGCTGCCCGCATTGCCGGCCAGGTCGCGCTCTTCCTGCTCGCAGCACCCTTCCGGTTCGTGCACGATTTCTTCCGCTGGCGCAAGGCAGCGCGGCGGTTGGGTCGGCGGCGCATCCGCCTTGCGGCGATCGCGGTCTGGATCATGCCGCTGACCCTGGGCGCAGTGTTTCTCGCGCTGTTCGGCGCCGCCAATCCGGTCATCGAATACTGGCTGTCGCTGATCGATCTCCTCGCACTGCTCGACCTCATCCAGCTGCCGCGGCTGGCCTTCTGGCTCCTGGTGCTTGCCGGCGTCTGGGTCTTTTTGCGCCCGCGCCTGCCGTGCTTTTTGCGCCGCATTGCGCGTCGGGTGTCACCTGTCCCTGTCAGCGGGGTGACGACGCCGACAAAACCCGCCAAGGCGATCGAGGACATCATCTTCGGCAAGGCCGCCATTCTTCGCGCGCTGGTCGTCTTCAACATCCTGATCGCGGTGCAGACCGTGCTCGACGCCACCTATCTGTGGGGCGGCATCGCGCTTCCCGACGGGCTGACCTACGCCGCCTACGCGCATCGCGGCGCCTATCCATTGATCGTCACCGCGCTGCTGGCCGCAGCTTTCGTCCTGGCGGCGTTGCGGCCGGGCAGCACGACCTCCGGCGATCCGTTCATCCGCCGGCTGGTCTATGTCTGGGTGGCGCAGAACATCGTTCTGGTCATCTCGTCGATCCTGCGGCTCGAACTCTATATCGGCATCTATGCGCTGACCTACTGGCGAGTCGCCGCCTTTGTCTGGATGGGGCTGGTGGCGGCGGGCCTTGCCCTGATCATCGCCCGCATCGCGCTCGGAAAATCCAATGAATGGCTGCTTTCCGCCAATCTTCTGACGCTTTCGATGACGCTCTATGCCTGCTCCTTCATCAATTTCGCGGCGCTGATCGCCAATTACAATGTCGAGCACTCTTTCGAAATGACCGGTCAGGGCACCGAGCTCGATTTCTGGTATCTGCGTTCGCTCGGTCCCAGCGCCTGGCCGGCGCTCGACCGCTTCCTCGAGCATCAGGGCAGGACGAATGCGGCCAGCGTTCCCTCCTACCGCGAACTCGCCCGTTTGCTTGGGCAGGACAAGGCCCGCTACCGCGCCGGCCGAGAAAACTGGCGCGCCTGGAGCTTTCGCGACTGGCGGCTCTTTCGTACTCTCGACACACGTATCCCATTCGTGGTTCCTCAGGGCTCCGAAACCTTCGCGCCGGGTCCCTGA
- a CDS encoding NAD(P)/FAD-dependent oxidoreductase: MRHDVVIIGGAIVGSSIAYYLREEGFSGSIALVERDPQFAHAATTLSCASIRQQFSIPENIRLSQFTLKLFRRLGEEFGADADIGFREGGYLILAGENGLPILKANHETQLAEGADIVLEDAEALVRRFPWLSAEGITAGAYGCTGEGWFDAHAMLMLFRKALRDKNIDFITADVTGIERQGDRVTGVNLDNGERLDAGIVVNAAGPNAGKVSAMAGLALPVEPRKRNVFIFEAREKYADMPLLVDPSGIYVRPEGSVYITGGGEPEEGDGPADPADFEPDWPLFEEVIWPVLATRIPAFEAIKPTRAWAGHYDYNTLDQNAVIGPHPQVRNFLFANGFSGHGLQQAPAVGKALAELIVHGGYRTVDCSAFGYERVAEGRAFRELNVI, from the coding sequence GTGCGCCACGACGTCGTCATCATCGGTGGAGCCATCGTCGGCTCCTCGATCGCCTATTATCTGCGCGAGGAAGGCTTTTCGGGCTCGATCGCGCTGGTCGAGCGCGACCCGCAATTCGCCCATGCGGCAACGACGCTGTCCTGCGCTTCAATCCGCCAGCAGTTTTCGATTCCCGAAAACATCCGCCTGTCGCAGTTCACGCTGAAACTGTTCCGGCGGCTCGGCGAAGAATTCGGGGCCGATGCCGATATCGGCTTTCGCGAAGGCGGCTACCTCATCCTTGCCGGCGAGAACGGATTGCCGATCCTCAAGGCCAACCACGAGACGCAGTTGGCCGAGGGCGCCGACATCGTGCTTGAGGATGCGGAGGCGCTCGTCCGCCGGTTTCCGTGGCTGTCGGCGGAGGGCATCACCGCCGGTGCCTATGGCTGCACGGGCGAGGGCTGGTTCGACGCGCATGCCATGCTGATGCTGTTCCGCAAGGCGCTGCGGGACAAAAACATCGATTTCATCACCGCTGATGTGACCGGCATCGAACGGCAGGGCGACCGCGTCACCGGGGTAAACCTCGACAACGGCGAGCGGCTCGACGCCGGCATCGTCGTCAACGCCGCCGGGCCGAATGCCGGCAAAGTTTCCGCAATGGCCGGGCTGGCGCTGCCGGTAGAGCCGCGCAAGCGCAACGTCTTCATCTTCGAGGCGCGCGAGAAATATGCCGACATGCCGCTGCTGGTCGATCCCTCAGGCATCTATGTCAGGCCGGAAGGCTCGGTCTACATCACCGGCGGCGGCGAGCCGGAAGAGGGCGACGGCCCTGCCGATCCTGCCGATTTCGAGCCCGACTGGCCGCTGTTCGAAGAGGTGATCTGGCCGGTGCTGGCCACCCGCATTCCCGCCTTCGAGGCGATCAAGCCGACGCGCGCCTGGGCCGGCCATTACGACTACAACACGCTCGACCAGAACGCGGTGATCGGCCCGCATCCGCAGGTCAGGAATTTTCTCTTCGCCAACGGTTTTTCCGGCCACGGCCTGCAGCAGGCGCCGGCGGTCGGCAAGGCGCTGGCCGAGCTGATCGTGCATGGCGGCTACCGCACGGTGGACTGCTCGGCGTTTGGGTATGAGCGCGTTGCCGAGGGGCGGGCTTTTAGGGAATTGAATGTGATCTAG